A region from the bacterium genome encodes:
- a CDS encoding putative peptidoglycan glycosyltransferase FtsW yields MTAVTAGHSRAGGRPHRTATLQALRNPPVGRNTRTFGALAVVLVLVSLLGLVMVVLSSTVTSIEATGDPFFHAKRHALWLALGIAAGVVTLRVDYHRWRAPLVTTGALVVTLAALACLRIPSPLVQVGNGSARWIRVGGLVIQPSEAAKLALVLSAASLLSRRLDRVASVRQTLLPLLVVFGVMAGLILAQPSLGTVVLLGGILLAMLFLAGLPARHVAALVALGTGAVVLFTMLIGYRRQRLTSYLDPWSDPYGAGYQAVQAQVGIASGGLTGVGPGGARSNLAYVPYAHTDFIFVTIAENLGLIGALVVVLLFLCLGVLGIRVVRDAPDPYGAFLAAGISGWFVLQAFINIAVAQSLLPTMGVTLPFVSYGGSSLIVNLAAAGILMNVARQGRTA; encoded by the coding sequence ATGACCGCGGTGACGGCGGGCCACTCGCGTGCAGGCGGTCGCCCGCACCGGACGGCGACGCTGCAGGCCTTGCGGAACCCGCCGGTGGGGCGGAACACCCGCACCTTCGGTGCCCTCGCTGTCGTGCTGGTGCTCGTGAGCCTGCTGGGACTCGTGATGGTGGTGCTGTCCTCGACGGTGACCTCCATCGAGGCCACGGGGGATCCCTTCTTCCATGCCAAGCGCCATGCCTTGTGGCTGGCACTCGGCATCGCCGCCGGCGTCGTGACGCTCCGGGTTGACTACCACCGCTGGCGAGCACCGCTGGTGACCACCGGTGCGCTCGTGGTGACCCTGGCAGCACTCGCCTGCCTGCGTATCCCGTCGCCGCTCGTGCAGGTCGGCAACGGCTCGGCGCGCTGGATTCGCGTCGGCGGCCTGGTGATCCAGCCCTCAGAGGCGGCGAAGCTTGCACTGGTGCTGTCCGCCGCCTCGCTGCTGTCCCGCCGGCTGGACCGCGTGGCGAGCGTTCGCCAGACGCTGCTGCCACTGCTGGTGGTGTTCGGGGTGATGGCGGGACTGATCCTGGCGCAGCCCAGCCTGGGCACGGTCGTGCTTCTCGGGGGGATCCTGCTGGCGATGCTGTTCCTGGCGGGGCTGCCGGCCCGGCACGTGGCGGCGCTCGTGGCGCTGGGGACCGGGGCGGTCGTGCTGTTCACGATGCTTATCGGCTACCGGCGCCAGCGCCTCACCTCCTACCTCGATCCCTGGTCGGATCCCTACGGCGCCGGCTACCAGGCCGTGCAGGCGCAGGTTGGGATCGCCTCGGGCGGGTTGACGGGAGTCGGACCCGGAGGGGCGCGCTCCAATCTGGCGTACGTGCCCTACGCCCACACCGACTTCATCTTCGTGACCATCGCCGAGAACCTGGGACTGATCGGCGCGCTCGTGGTGGTGCTGCTGTTCCTGTGCCTGGGAGTCCTGGGGATCCGCGTGGTACGCGACGCTCCGGACCCCTACGGGGCGTTCCTGGCGGCGGGGATCAGCGGCTGGTTCGTGTTGCAGGCCTTCATCAACATCGCGGTGGCCCAGAGCCTGCTTCCGACGATGGGTGTGACGCTCCCGTTCGTCTCCTACGGGGGTTCGAGCCTGATCGTGAACCTGGCGGCCGCCGGCATCCTCATGAACGTTGCGCGCCAGGGGCGGACCGCATGA
- a CDS encoding alanine racemase has protein sequence MNRRAAEIRRRLAQIREQVADAGGDPDRIEIVAVTKGRDQLTAATVVAAGLCDLGENYAQELLEKAPGLAGARWHFIGNLQSNKVRRLAPHVELWQSVDRPRLLREIARHSPGARILVQIAARAVPGRGGCDPATARRLVAEAGDLGLHPAGLMSMALPGPPEAVRRQFRQVRSLADELELPVRSMGTSGDFTLAVTEGANLLRLGRVLLGDPAAALG, from the coding sequence TTGAACCGGCGCGCCGCGGAGATCCGGCGGCGGCTGGCGCAGATCCGCGAGCAGGTGGCCGATGCCGGCGGTGATCCCGACCGCATCGAGATCGTGGCGGTGACCAAGGGGCGGGATCAACTGACGGCCGCGACAGTCGTCGCTGCGGGGCTCTGCGACCTCGGTGAGAACTACGCGCAGGAATTGCTGGAGAAGGCTCCGGGGCTGGCAGGTGCCCGCTGGCACTTCATCGGCAACCTCCAGTCCAACAAGGTCCGGCGCCTGGCGCCCCACGTCGAGCTCTGGCAGAGCGTCGACCGCCCGCGCCTGCTGCGCGAGATCGCTCGCCACAGCCCGGGGGCGCGGATCCTGGTGCAGATTGCGGCGCGGGCGGTTCCCGGGCGGGGAGGCTGCGATCCGGCGACGGCCCGGCGGCTCGTGGCCGAGGCCGGGGACCTGGGACTGCACCCGGCCGGCCTCATGTCGATGGCGCTGCCCGGCCCGCCCGAGGCGGTGCGCCGGCAGTTCCGCCAGGTGCGCAGCCTGGCCGACGAACTGGAACTCCCGGTACGCAGCATGGGAACCAGCGGCGACTTCACCCTGGCGGTGACCGAGGGCGCCAACCTGTTGCGGCTCGGGCGGGTGCTGCTCGGCGATCCCGCGGCCGCACTCGGATAA
- the ftsZ gene encoding cell division protein FtsZ: MSTPHQYLAVIKVVGVGGGGVNAVNRMIEAGLRGVEFVAVNTDAQTLLMSDADIKIDIGRDLTRGLGAGSDPDVGENAAEAASEQLRESLDGADMVFITAGEGGGTGTGGAPVIAEIARDLGALTIAVVTRPFRFEGRKRALQAEQGIQRLKEKVDTQIVIPNDRLLNEVSENTSLLNAFQMADDVLLQGVQGITDLITTPGLINTDFADVRAVLSDAGSALMGVGTSSGEDRAASAARKAIASPLLESSIEGARGLLLTIAGNADMGLLEVTQAAEVIGGVSHEDANIIFGTVIDESLGESMRVTVIAAGFDRWDDSSPRREESSASAHRSLPDPFAETEEADGESTGELELDIPSFLR, from the coding sequence GTGAGCACCCCACACCAGTACCTGGCCGTCATCAAGGTCGTCGGCGTCGGCGGCGGCGGCGTGAACGCCGTGAACAGAATGATCGAAGCGGGCCTTCGCGGTGTCGAGTTCGTGGCGGTCAACACCGATGCGCAGACGTTGCTCATGAGCGACGCCGACATCAAGATCGACATCGGGCGCGACCTGACGCGGGGCCTGGGAGCGGGCAGTGATCCCGATGTCGGGGAGAACGCCGCAGAGGCGGCGTCCGAGCAGCTGCGGGAGTCCCTCGACGGCGCGGACATGGTCTTCATCACCGCCGGTGAAGGCGGCGGGACCGGCACCGGTGGCGCACCGGTGATCGCCGAGATCGCGCGGGACCTCGGCGCCCTGACGATCGCGGTGGTGACGCGGCCGTTCCGGTTCGAAGGCCGGAAGCGGGCGCTGCAGGCCGAGCAGGGCATCCAGCGGCTCAAGGAGAAGGTGGACACGCAGATCGTGATCCCCAACGATCGTCTCCTCAACGAGGTGTCGGAGAACACAAGCCTGCTGAACGCCTTCCAGATGGCCGACGACGTGTTGCTGCAGGGCGTGCAGGGGATCACCGATCTCATCACGACCCCCGGGCTCATCAACACGGACTTCGCCGACGTACGGGCAGTTCTGTCCGACGCCGGCTCCGCCCTCATGGGCGTCGGCACCTCCTCGGGCGAGGATCGGGCTGCCAGCGCGGCTCGGAAGGCCATCGCCAGCCCGCTGCTGGAATCCTCCATCGAGGGCGCCCGGGGCCTGCTGCTCACGATCGCCGGCAACGCCGACATGGGCCTGCTCGAGGTGACCCAGGCCGCCGAGGTCATCGGCGGGGTCTCCCACGAGGACGCCAACATCATCTTCGGCACTGTCATCGACGAGTCGCTCGGCGAGTCGATGCGGGTCACGGTGATCGCTGCCGGCTTCGATCGCTGGGACGACTCCTCGCCGCGGCGGGAGGAGAGCAGCGCCTCGGCACACCGCAGCCTGCCTGATCCGTTCGCCGAGACCGAGGAGGCCGACGGCGAGTCCACCGGCGAGTTGGAGTTGGACATCCCGTCGTTCCTCCGGTGA
- a CDS encoding DivIVA domain-containing protein codes for MSTTVGLVELSPEALRDVRFTERFRGYDAAEVDAFLSEAAEALEVLVTERSAPMAALAAERARLAIEDVRRQTLEEVSELQTRRDELAQTVADLQLMLADRRRGLVEALALIDATGGQAPDSGDGAEPAGSPQDEAAEDGDPEAAPEGAPEGDSFLARLERAAEGGDSSG; via the coding sequence GTGAGCACTACGGTTGGGCTCGTGGAACTCTCCCCCGAGGCGCTGCGCGACGTCCGCTTCACCGAGCGTTTCCGGGGATACGACGCCGCCGAGGTCGACGCCTTCCTGAGCGAGGCGGCGGAGGCCCTCGAGGTACTCGTCACCGAGCGCAGCGCGCCGATGGCGGCGCTGGCCGCCGAACGGGCCCGCCTGGCGATCGAGGATGTCCGGCGGCAGACACTCGAGGAGGTCTCGGAGCTGCAAACTCGCCGTGACGAGTTGGCGCAGACGGTTGCGGACCTTCAGCTGATGCTGGCGGACCGGCGCCGCGGGCTCGTCGAGGCATTGGCCCTGATCGACGCCACCGGCGGGCAGGCACCGGATTCCGGCGACGGTGCCGAGCCTGCCGGCAGCCCGCAGGACGAGGCCGCCGAGGACGGCGATCCGGAGGCCGCGCCCGAGGGGGCTCCCGAAGGGGACAGTTTCCTGGCGCGGCTCGAGCGAGCGGCCGAGGGCGGGGACTCCTCCGGCTAG
- the murD gene encoding UDP-N-acetylmuramoyl-L-alanine--D-glutamate ligase, whose amino-acid sequence MNGLGDAPLLLWGLGATNRAVAAALGRRGHRFVATDDAPGPGMRRAVAEAGGILQPPPADDELAGLMSRCGAFLPTPGLADRHRAMRVALGAGSLVLSEFDLAGAWDDRPVVAVTGTNGKTTVTTLVAAALAPSTGAVAAGNNELPLVSAIEDAAPTVFVVEASSFRLGRSRSFRPKVAAWLNFAPDHLDVHASLRAYEEAKAGIWRHLGAGDVAVVNEADPVVAARRPAAGRVLTFGRPASDVAVCGESLRVGGEPLVETARLPRRFPHDLRNAEAAAACALAAGAPAADVRAALESFRGLPHRLELVVETGTNRWYDDSKATTPEAVLAASGAFESLVLIAGGRNKGLDLAGLAGASSVRAVVAIGEAAGEVGAAFAGSRPVQRATDMAGAVAVAGEMALPGEAIVLSPGCTSFDWYESYRQRGEHFATLVRAAVGEGEPQ is encoded by the coding sequence ATGAACGGCCTCGGAGACGCTCCGTTGCTGCTCTGGGGCCTGGGTGCCACCAACCGGGCGGTGGCGGCGGCGCTGGGTCGGCGGGGCCACCGGTTCGTCGCCACCGACGACGCGCCGGGGCCCGGCATGCGACGGGCGGTGGCCGAGGCGGGCGGGATCCTGCAGCCCCCGCCGGCCGACGACGAGCTGGCGGGACTCATGAGCCGCTGCGGCGCTTTCCTGCCCACGCCCGGCCTGGCGGACCGCCACCGGGCGATGCGGGTCGCCCTCGGCGCGGGCAGCCTCGTCCTCAGCGAGTTCGACCTGGCGGGCGCCTGGGACGACCGCCCCGTCGTCGCCGTGACCGGCACCAACGGCAAGACGACGGTCACGACCCTGGTGGCCGCGGCACTGGCTCCGAGCACCGGGGCGGTGGCCGCGGGGAACAACGAGCTGCCGCTGGTGAGCGCCATCGAGGACGCAGCTCCGACCGTCTTCGTGGTCGAGGCCTCGTCGTTCCGCCTGGGTCGCAGCCGGTCGTTCCGGCCGAAGGTCGCGGCCTGGCTGAACTTCGCTCCTGACCATCTGGACGTGCACGCCTCCCTGAGGGCCTACGAGGAGGCCAAGGCGGGTATCTGGCGACACCTGGGCGCCGGTGACGTGGCCGTGGTCAACGAAGCCGACCCGGTGGTGGCGGCCCGGCGCCCGGCCGCGGGCAGGGTGCTCACCTTCGGCCGGCCGGCGAGTGACGTCGCCGTGTGCGGTGAGTCGCTGAGGGTCGGCGGCGAGCCGCTGGTCGAGACCGCCCGGCTGCCGAGACGGTTCCCTCACGATCTGCGCAACGCCGAGGCCGCCGCCGCGTGTGCCCTCGCCGCCGGCGCGCCCGCAGCGGACGTGCGCGCCGCCCTTGAGTCTTTCCGCGGACTCCCGCACCGGCTGGAACTGGTGGTCGAGACCGGTACCAACCGCTGGTACGACGACTCGAAGGCCACGACCCCCGAGGCGGTACTCGCCGCCAGCGGCGCGTTCGAGTCGCTCGTCCTCATCGCCGGCGGGCGCAACAAGGGACTCGACCTCGCCGGTCTGGCCGGTGCCTCCTCGGTACGGGCCGTGGTGGCCATCGGCGAGGCCGCCGGAGAGGTGGGCGCCGCTTTCGCCGGCTCCCGGCCCGTGCAGCGAGCCACGGACATGGCGGGGGCCGTGGCTGTGGCCGGGGAGATGGCCCTGCCCGGGGAGGCGATCGTGCTGTCGCCGGGCTGCACCTCCTTCGACTGGTACGAGTCGTACCGCCAGCGGGGTGAGCACTTCGCCACGCTCGTGCGCGCCGCGGTAGGCGAAGGAGAGCCGCAATGA
- a CDS encoding cell division protein SepF translates to MSALKSFVNWLGLGPDEGEPYAGHLGGPQRAHTGGDPYGGPPPERYPATVEPTALAEPVGLAAVTATPEPVTAEPVARPAIARPRSSATAVRPIVVSPAHFDEAQEVGDHFKQRQPVIVNLQDANSDLRRRLVDFAAGLCYALDGQVERVTPGVYLLTPSDVRVALEERKLPDES, encoded by the coding sequence ATGTCGGCCTTGAAATCCTTCGTGAACTGGTTGGGCCTGGGGCCCGACGAGGGAGAACCGTACGCCGGCCACCTCGGCGGACCCCAGCGGGCACACACCGGGGGCGATCCCTACGGCGGTCCGCCTCCGGAGCGCTACCCAGCAACCGTCGAACCGACGGCGCTTGCCGAGCCGGTGGGTCTGGCGGCGGTGACCGCCACGCCCGAGCCCGTCACCGCCGAACCCGTCGCCCGGCCGGCCATTGCACGCCCGCGCTCATCGGCGACCGCCGTGCGCCCGATCGTGGTCTCGCCGGCGCACTTCGACGAGGCGCAGGAGGTCGGCGACCACTTCAAGCAGCGCCAGCCGGTGATCGTGAACCTGCAGGACGCCAACAGCGACCTGCGCCGCAGGCTGGTGGACTTCGCCGCGGGGCTCTGCTACGCCCTCGACGGTCAGGTGGAACGGGTGACCCCCGGCGTCTACCTGCTCACGCCCAGTGACGTGCGGGTCGCTCTCGAGGAACGAAAGCTCCCCGACGAGTCCTGA
- a CDS encoding YggT family protein, with protein MVVLCWLLLIYALAFLARALLSWFPIRPDGVAATLAGGLIMVTDPILRPLRRLLRPLRVGAVALDFAPTIVMVVLFAVQARIC; from the coding sequence GTGGTCGTACTCTGCTGGCTGCTGCTGATCTACGCATTGGCCTTCTTGGCGCGCGCTCTGCTGAGTTGGTTCCCCATCCGACCCGACGGTGTGGCGGCCACCCTTGCCGGGGGGCTCATCATGGTCACCGACCCGATCCTGCGCCCGTTGCGCCGCCTGCTGCGGCCGCTGCGCGTGGGCGCCGTGGCTCTCGACTTCGCGCCGACGATCGTCATGGTGGTGCTGTTCGCCGTGCAAGCGCGCATCTGCTGA
- a CDS encoding FtsQ-type POTRA domain-containing protein yields the protein MDAAARAKEVRRRRLLWLALAVALLVLSGYLATQSEVLDVDRLEVNGAVNTSDEEIIAAAGIRAGAPLVGLDLADARLRIARLPWVKDVYSRRSWGGVVSFTVTERSPLAALATAGGWAFVEENGRVLSVEPQLSGAAVPIVGLNIAQAAPGDWLEPAQRGAVLVAAELYEPVRGRVRSIQAGPEGYVLDLHNTGRVLLGDADEMAAKVLAVHTFIERVNLHCMDTLDVRSPGNPVLTRRIPCQ from the coding sequence GTGGATGCGGCCGCACGAGCGAAGGAGGTGCGGCGACGGCGCCTGCTGTGGTTGGCTCTGGCGGTCGCTCTCCTGGTGCTGTCGGGCTACCTGGCCACGCAGAGCGAAGTTCTGGACGTCGACCGTTTGGAGGTGAACGGAGCGGTCAACACGTCCGACGAGGAGATCATCGCGGCGGCTGGGATCCGCGCCGGTGCGCCCCTCGTCGGACTTGATCTGGCCGACGCCCGATTGCGGATCGCGCGCCTGCCATGGGTGAAGGATGTGTACTCCAGGAGGTCCTGGGGCGGTGTCGTGAGTTTCACCGTCACCGAGCGCTCACCGCTGGCGGCTCTGGCGACAGCCGGCGGCTGGGCGTTCGTGGAGGAGAACGGTCGGGTGCTCTCCGTCGAGCCGCAACTCTCCGGGGCCGCCGTGCCGATCGTCGGGCTGAACATCGCACAGGCCGCGCCGGGGGACTGGTTGGAACCGGCCCAACGCGGCGCCGTGCTTGTCGCGGCCGAACTGTATGAACCTGTCCGCGGGAGGGTTCGATCGATCCAGGCAGGGCCCGAGGGGTACGTGCTGGATTTGCACAACACCGGTCGGGTGCTGCTCGGCGACGCCGACGAGATGGCTGCCAAAGTCCTGGCCGTGCACACCTTCATCGAGCGCGTCAACCTTCATTGCATGGACACGCTGGACGTTCGCTCACCCGGCAATCCGGTGTTGACGCGGCGGATACCTTGTCAGTAG
- the murB gene encoding UDP-N-acetylmuramate dehydrogenase, with the protein MSADRPRAAGHDWSAAAGRLAVELAESRVVAGAPLGTLSTYRVGGAAGLLVEVGSLNDLRRLAQAAAQEGWNVLVVGLGSNLLVSDAGFDGVALRLGATFAVTRIDAPVVTAGGATPLPVVARQCAAAGLGGFGWAVGVPGSVGGAVRMNAGGHGSDISEVLQSAEIVDLATGEEWRAVREDLALGYRRSALANSHVVAEVQILLRRSRRDREEALIREVVAWRRQNQPGGANTGSVFMNPPGDSAGRLVEAAGCKGLRIGSARVSGLHANFIQADAGGSADDVMSLMVEVAQRVEAHSGVRLHPETHFVGFETPFGSQS; encoded by the coding sequence ATGAGCGCGGATCGCCCTCGAGCGGCCGGTCACGACTGGTCCGCCGCGGCCGGGCGCCTGGCGGTGGAGTTGGCGGAGAGCCGGGTCGTGGCCGGCGCGCCACTCGGCACGCTGAGCACCTACCGCGTCGGTGGCGCGGCCGGCCTGCTCGTGGAGGTCGGATCCCTGAACGACCTGCGGCGCCTGGCTCAGGCCGCGGCGCAGGAGGGCTGGAACGTTCTCGTGGTCGGGTTGGGGTCGAACCTGCTCGTCTCCGATGCCGGGTTCGACGGTGTGGCGCTGCGCCTCGGCGCGACCTTCGCAGTCACTCGGATCGATGCCCCGGTGGTCACCGCCGGCGGGGCCACGCCGTTGCCGGTTGTGGCGCGGCAGTGCGCTGCCGCCGGACTCGGAGGCTTCGGTTGGGCCGTCGGGGTGCCCGGCAGCGTCGGAGGTGCGGTGCGCATGAATGCCGGCGGACACGGCTCGGACATCAGCGAGGTGCTGCAGAGTGCCGAGATCGTGGACCTTGCGACCGGAGAGGAGTGGCGCGCGGTTCGCGAGGACCTGGCGCTGGGGTATCGGCGGTCAGCGCTGGCGAACTCTCACGTTGTAGCTGAGGTTCAGATTCTTCTGCGACGCAGCCGGCGCGACCGGGAGGAAGCGCTCATCCGCGAGGTGGTGGCATGGCGACGCCAGAATCAGCCCGGCGGCGCCAACACGGGCTCGGTATTCATGAACCCGCCGGGTGATTCCGCCGGTCGGCTCGTCGAGGCCGCCGGCTGCAAGGGCCTCCGGATCGGCTCGGCGAGAGTGTCCGGACTTCACGCCAACTTCATTCAGGCGGATGCCGGCGGGTCGGCGGACGATGTGATGTCACTCATGGTGGAGGTGGCGCAGCGCGTCGAGGCGCACAGCGGCGTTCGACTCCACCCCGAGACCCACTTCGTGGGTTTCGAGACACCCTTCGGGAGCCAATCATGA
- a CDS encoding laccase domain-containing protein: MLALTLELKGSRRAEIRFSDRRQGDFGEGSPAQRASLAGGRWTRLRQQHGAHVVTVTEPGDADGAAADAAVTATSDAVLTVRTADCAPLALVATEGVVAAVHAGWRGLAAGVVEEATAAVRRLGGLHIRAFVGPCIGPECYEFGRQPLDHLAARFGREVVSRTAWGTAALDIPAAVRAALRRAGITDVIEADRCTACEAESWYSHRARAETARHVLATWISQS; the protein is encoded by the coding sequence GTGCTGGCGCTGACCCTGGAGTTGAAGGGCTCGCGCCGCGCCGAGATCAGATTCAGCGACCGTCGCCAGGGCGACTTCGGTGAGGGATCGCCCGCGCAGCGGGCCTCGCTGGCGGGCGGGCGCTGGACCCGGCTGCGCCAGCAGCACGGGGCGCACGTCGTGACCGTCACTGAGCCCGGTGATGCTGACGGTGCGGCGGCGGACGCTGCGGTCACCGCGACGAGCGATGCTGTGCTGACCGTCCGGACCGCCGACTGCGCACCACTGGCCCTGGTCGCCACAGAGGGCGTGGTGGCGGCTGTGCATGCCGGCTGGCGGGGGTTGGCCGCCGGTGTGGTCGAGGAGGCGACGGCCGCGGTCCGGCGGCTGGGCGGTCTTCACATTCGCGCTTTCGTCGGTCCCTGCATCGGCCCCGAGTGCTACGAGTTCGGGCGCCAACCCCTGGATCACCTGGCCGCGCGGTTCGGTCGTGAGGTCGTCTCACGAACCGCGTGGGGCACCGCAGCACTCGACATCCCGGCTGCGGTTCGTGCCGCGCTGCGGCGTGCCGGCATCACCGACGTCATCGAGGCCGATCGTTGCACGGCCTGCGAGGCCGAATCCTGGTATTCCCATCGAGCCCGTGCCGAGACCGCTCGCCACGTCCTGGCCACGTGGATCAGCCAGAGTTGA
- a CDS encoding UDP-N-acetylglucosamine--N-acetylmuramyl-(pentapeptide) pyrophosphoryl-undecaprenol N-acetylglucosamine transferase, translating to MSGRRQHVWAVIAGGGTGGHVYPGLAVAEALGAGPDPRHSRVHFVVSRRPLDSEIVVSAGFEATAISARGFRRRPAAANLAAAWALARGVWQCWRLLGRTSPRVVLAQGGYVSAACAMAARLRRIPVVVLEANAAPGAANRLTARWAVACAVAYEEARLRGAVRTGLPVRAAIAGLHPGTGSEAAAGNGRHGARAALDVGEGRRLVLVIGGSQGSSRLNAAVEAACELLAGRADLAVRHVTGPARVGLGGRSTGGASGAGLHYETVPYEHDMPTALAAADLVVSRAGGSATAELAIAGRASLLVPLPGATSDHQNANAAVLAAAGASLVIPESELDGPRLATAISDVLADPVRLGSMQQAAARFGRPDAAGRVADLLLAAAGEGAGP from the coding sequence ATGAGCGGTCGCCGGCAGCACGTCTGGGCGGTGATCGCGGGCGGCGGCACCGGCGGGCACGTCTACCCCGGGCTGGCGGTGGCGGAGGCCCTCGGCGCCGGCCCGGATCCCCGGCACAGCCGGGTCCACTTCGTCGTGAGCCGGCGCCCGCTCGACTCCGAGATCGTCGTCTCGGCCGGCTTCGAGGCCACGGCGATCAGCGCTCGCGGCTTCCGCCGGCGTCCGGCCGCGGCGAACCTGGCTGCGGCCTGGGCACTGGCACGAGGCGTCTGGCAGTGCTGGCGGCTGCTCGGCCGCACCTCGCCCCGCGTGGTGCTGGCCCAGGGCGGCTATGTCAGCGCGGCGTGTGCCATGGCCGCCCGCCTGCGGAGGATTCCCGTCGTCGTGCTGGAGGCCAACGCCGCACCCGGTGCCGCCAACCGCTTGACGGCACGCTGGGCGGTGGCCTGCGCGGTGGCGTACGAAGAGGCGCGTCTCCGTGGGGCGGTGCGTACGGGACTCCCGGTGCGCGCCGCCATCGCCGGATTGCATCCGGGGACCGGGAGCGAGGCCGCGGCGGGCAACGGCCGCCATGGCGCGCGCGCTGCCCTGGATGTCGGCGAGGGGCGGCGGCTCGTGCTGGTGATCGGCGGCTCCCAGGGTTCGAGCCGTCTCAACGCGGCCGTCGAGGCGGCTTGCGAACTTCTGGCCGGGCGCGCTGACCTGGCGGTGCGCCACGTCACCGGACCCGCGAGGGTGGGTCTCGGCGGACGTTCCACCGGCGGAGCCTCCGGTGCAGGACTCCACTACGAGACCGTGCCCTACGAGCACGACATGCCGACGGCGTTGGCGGCCGCCGATCTGGTCGTCAGCCGCGCCGGCGGCAGTGCCACCGCCGAGTTGGCGATTGCGGGGCGCGCCTCGCTGCTCGTGCCCCTGCCCGGGGCCACGAGCGACCACCAGAACGCCAACGCTGCGGTGCTGGCGGCGGCCGGTGCGTCGCTGGTGATCCCGGAATCCGAACTCGACGGCCCGCGCCTGGCGACGGCGATATCCGACGTCCTCGCCGACCCGGTGCGACTCGGGAGCATGCAGCAGGCTGCGGCCCGGTTCGGCCGGCCCGACGCCGCCGGCCGGGTGGCCGACCTGCTGCTCGCCGCCGCCGGTGAGGGTGCGGGCCCGTGA
- the murC gene encoding UDP-N-acetylmuramate--L-alanine ligase: MSIALDGVRHVHVVGVGGAGMSAIATVLADAGHVVTGSDLKASVAFERLRARGLGVAVGHRAEHVLEPATTGAELPAGRLPDLVARSSAVGDGNVEVTAARRAGIPVCTRADILAAVCRLRRTLAVGGTHGKTTTSSMLALILGEAGCRPSFIVGGDVNETGSGAVWGTGEWLVVEADESDGTFLQLDPEAAVVTSVEPDHLERYGSLESLHEAFEQFLAGAAGFRLVCMDDPRARRLAGRHPDARSYGVADDADYRLTDLATARTGVEFALHHRGGDSARVNLPVPGLHNARNAAAAMACAEHLGVPLARGAEILAHYGGVSRRYEFRGSVGGVTFIDDYAHLPGEVAAVLATARAGGWRRIVCVYQPHRYTRTAALWRDFGPAFTDADLVVFTDVYAAGEPPRPGISGKLLVDALLDVEPYKRVGWFPHRRDLQCYLARELRPGDLCLTLNAGDLTTLPAELIGELAS; encoded by the coding sequence GTGAGCATCGCTCTGGACGGGGTGCGCCACGTGCACGTGGTGGGTGTGGGCGGTGCTGGGATGAGCGCCATCGCCACAGTGCTCGCCGACGCCGGACACGTGGTGACCGGGTCGGACCTGAAGGCCTCGGTGGCCTTCGAACGGCTCCGGGCCCGTGGCCTGGGGGTCGCCGTGGGGCACCGGGCCGAGCACGTCCTCGAACCCGCCACGACCGGCGCCGAATTGCCGGCCGGTCGCCTGCCCGATCTGGTCGCCCGCTCGAGCGCCGTGGGCGACGGCAACGTGGAGGTCACCGCCGCGCGCCGCGCCGGGATCCCGGTGTGCACCCGTGCCGACATCCTGGCCGCCGTCTGCCGGTTGCGGCGAACACTGGCGGTGGGTGGCACGCACGGCAAGACGACGACCTCCTCCATGCTGGCTCTGATTCTCGGCGAGGCCGGCTGCCGCCCTTCGTTCATCGTCGGCGGCGACGTCAACGAGACCGGCAGCGGGGCGGTGTGGGGCACGGGCGAATGGCTCGTGGTGGAGGCCGACGAGAGCGACGGCACGTTCTTGCAACTCGACCCCGAGGCGGCGGTAGTCACCAGTGTCGAGCCCGATCACCTGGAGCGGTACGGGAGCCTCGAGAGCCTGCACGAAGCCTTCGAGCAGTTCCTGGCCGGCGCCGCTGGCTTCCGGTTGGTGTGCATGGACGATCCCCGGGCTCGCCGTCTTGCCGGCAGGCATCCGGACGCGCGCAGCTACGGCGTCGCCGACGACGCGGACTACCGACTGACCGATCTCGCCACGGCGAGAACAGGCGTCGAATTCGCGCTGCATCATCGTGGCGGTGACAGCGCGCGGGTGAACCTGCCGGTGCCCGGATTGCACAACGCGCGCAATGCCGCCGCGGCGATGGCCTGCGCCGAACACCTGGGAGTGCCGCTGGCTCGCGGCGCCGAGATTCTGGCTCACTACGGCGGCGTGTCCCGCAGGTATGAGTTCAGAGGCAGCGTCGGCGGCGTCACCTTCATCGACGACTACGCACACCTGCCCGGCGAGGTGGCTGCAGTCCTGGCGACGGCCCGCGCCGGCGGCTGGCGGCGCATTGTCTGCGTCTACCAGCCGCATCGCTACACCCGGACCGCGGCCCTCTGGCGCGACTTCGGACCGGCGTTCACCGACGCCGACCTGGTCGTGTTCACCGACGTCTATGCCGCCGGTGAGCCGCCCCGGCCAGGGATCAGCGGGAAGCTGCTCGTGGACGCGCTGCTCGACGTCGAGCCGTACAAGCGGGTGGGGTGGTTCCCCCATCGGCGCGACCTTCAGTGCTACCTGGCCCGCGAGCTGCGGCCGGGGGACCTCTGCCTCACGCTGAACGCCGGTGATCTCACCACCTTGCCGGCCGAACTGATCGGCGAACTCGCATCATGA